The following proteins are co-located in the Colletotrichum lupini chromosome 4, complete sequence genome:
- a CDS encoding pirin, producing MPRIVTLTAIFAIFFSIIIFNTQLKSFFTDITSPLTTSTTNNTTLSSPAQDNPPDSSMLNAVKNNMSKTLHHAKITPHRSGTRGHSDHGWLNTYHSFSFANWYDPRFNNFGSLRVLNEDRVKANSGFPTHPHRDFEIFSYILSGELTHRDSMLTKGAEGGQSDKFYRMHRGDVQFTTGGTGIAHSEFNEHHKDTVHFLQIWAVPWKRGLPPTYHTRHFADEDKRKGFVTILSPLKAGPDASAAEEKAAEPRIPDTIPIHADFVMGAGIIPPGADGGFEWVVGGRATEQTKRKVFVHLPMTKSGKAKIRIDGREDAVLSEGDGAFVDAVNAGDKLKVESIGEAEAEVVVLDTA from the coding sequence ATGCCTCGCATCGTGACCCTCACTGCGATTTTCGCCATCTTCTTTTCCATCATCATCTTCAACACCCAGCTCAAGAGCTTCTTCACAGACATCACATCTCCACTCACAACGTCCACAACCAACAACACAACCCTGTCTTCACCAGCCCAAGACAACCCACCCGACTCTTCTATGCTCAACGCAGTAAAGAACAACATGTCAAAGACCCTCCACCACGCAAAGATCACGCCGCACCGCAGCGGCACCCGCGGTCACTCGGACCACGGCTGGCTCAACACCTACCACAGCTTCTCCTTCGCCAACTGGTACGACCCGCGCTTCAACAATTTTGGCAGCCTGCGCGTCCTCAACGAGGACCGCGTGAAAGCCAACTCGGGGTTTCCCACGCACCCGCACCGCGACTTTGAAATCTTCAGCTACATCCTCTCGGGCGAGCTCACGCACCGCGACTCGATGCTAACAAAGGGCGCCGAGGGCGGGCAGAGCGACAAGTTTTACCGCATGCACCGCGGCGACGTCCAGTTCACGACGGGCGGCACCGGTATCGCGCACTCCGAGTTCAACGAGCACCACAAGGACACGGTGCATTTCTTACAAATATGGGCCGTACCCTGGAAGCGCGGGTTGCCGCCTACGTACCACACGCGCCATTTCGCCGACGAAGATAAGCGCAAGGGTTTTGTGACGATCTTGTCGCCGCTCAAGGCTGGTCCGGACGCCTCGGCTGCGGAAGAGAAGGCCGCGGAGCCGAGGATCCCGGATACGATTCCTATTCACGCCGATTTCGTCATGGGCGCGGGCATCATTCCGCCCGGGGCTGACGGTGGCTTTGAGTGGGTTGTCGGCGGCAGGGCGACGGAGCAGACGAAGCGCAAGGTGTTTGTGCACCTGCCCATGACGAAGAGCGGCAAGGCCAAGATCAGGATCGATGGCCGTGAGGATGCTGTCTTGTCTGAGGGTGACGGTGCGTTTGTCGACGCGGTCAACGCTGGGGATAAGTTGAAGGTCGAGAGTATCGGCGAGGCCGAGGCAGAGGTTGTCGTCTTGGATACGGCATAA
- a CDS encoding Yae1 protein, with amino-acid sequence MDDPRITILPEAQSQETFEDVWGSEPGSPNHAGHNNNFAQDAASAAAPMGTHPGDMPRLQAEHTNAGYREGISAAKAHSIQAGFDEGFSLGAEVGSLAGQIVGLFEGIAAALDGHDEDSSKKARQTLDDAKAELKIDSIFGPAYWNTDGTWKFDVEGTNGGDEILFADVARAHPLIRKWQKVADAEIEQWGIVLEAIGGAQEHERQQSPERAPSSAVPQTKKPLDW; translated from the coding sequence ATGGACGATCCCCGCATCACCATCCTGCCAGAGGCGCAGTCCCAAGAGACCTTTGAGGACGTCTGGGGCTCTGAGCCCGGCTCGCCGAACCACGCCGGCCACAACAACAATTTTGCCCAAGACGCAGCGAGCGCAGCAGCACCCATGGGAACGCACCCGGGCGACATGCCGCGCCTGCAGGCCGAGCACACCAACGCCGGCTACCGCGAGGGCATATCCGCCGCCAAAGCCCACAGCATCCAGGCGGGCTTTGACGAGGGCTTCAGCCTCGGCGCCGAGGTCGGCTCACTCGCGGGCCAGATTGTCGGCCTTTTTGAGGGCATCGCCGCTGCACTAGACGGCCACGATGAGGATTCTTCTAAGAAAGCCCGCCAGACGCTGGACGACGCAAAGGCCGAGCTCAAGATTGACTCCATCTTTGGACCGGCGTACTGGAACACTGACGGGACCTGGAAGTTTGACGTTGAGGGCACCAACGGTGGTGATGAAATCCTCTTCGCAGACGTGGCTCGTGCCCACCCCCTCATTCGCAAATGGCAAAAGGTGGCCGACGCCGAGATCGAGCAATGGGGCATCGTGCTCGAGGCCATTGGCGGCGCGCAGGAGCACGAGAGGCAGCAGAGCCCGGAGCGGGCGCCCAGCTCCGCGGTGCCACAGACTAAGAAACCTCTCGACTGGTGA